The following are from one region of the Candidatus Neomarinimicrobiota bacterium genome:
- a CDS encoding capsule assembly Wzi family protein yields MTIETQDRRGRIISLVNLLLLPLFLSGQTLVRPTGLNLHFFEVRSIEEGEIEPYLSNRLNHEWRVDTPPGSDDLLRSQAGDSLFRNERIKFFPDFTSTFYPNGGRVNREGFFADIAPAVNLFTKYRLLPIRGFGLILWGRIEKHSVVSKSKISDLSYDFTWQKEIGRRAYQSNDSTWVEYSIGDGGIVLAYPYGEFTFAQSNPVWGPGYAGQTWLSEKAPSFPFLSWKHRFSDRWTFTYLHGSLNSTFRDSTNSRLYLKGGLPLVRKFVVAHRLDFSPRENINIGFGESVVYGARGVEMAYALPVLFYWSTQHNLSDSDNLQMFGDLQIAVKSFGRFYGSLYIDEWDFVDTFNKRKSRNWMAYQAGFAYLLPFLRDWKSILRFEASHMTPYVYVHRSRVNTFQHYGQYLGFWSGPNSDNMFLAAEGAPGEAWWVQIYVQRTRRGEVSDETVEMQYDREKIPFLFPFELNPETRILAGFRGELLLFSFMRFSFDLYYDHWLRRVDPQSGKRVNSQKFDAMIQLSIGL; encoded by the coding sequence TTGACTATTGAGACACAAGACCGTCGAGGCCGGATCATAAGTCTGGTCAATTTGCTCCTTCTTCCCCTCTTTCTTTCCGGCCAGACCTTGGTGCGCCCCACGGGATTAAATCTACATTTTTTTGAGGTCAGATCTATCGAGGAAGGGGAAATAGAACCCTACCTTTCGAACCGCCTCAATCATGAGTGGCGAGTGGACACGCCCCCGGGGAGCGACGACTTGCTCAGATCCCAAGCCGGGGATTCCTTGTTTCGGAATGAGAGGATAAAGTTTTTTCCAGATTTCACTTCCACATTTTATCCCAATGGCGGCCGGGTGAACAGGGAAGGTTTCTTCGCGGATATTGCCCCCGCGGTGAATCTGTTTACCAAATACCGGTTGCTGCCCATAAGAGGATTTGGACTGATCCTGTGGGGGCGGATCGAGAAACACTCAGTGGTGAGTAAAAGCAAGATTTCTGATCTTTCATATGACTTCACCTGGCAGAAAGAGATAGGGCGCCGGGCATATCAGAGTAACGATTCCACCTGGGTTGAATACAGCATCGGAGACGGCGGCATTGTTCTCGCCTATCCCTACGGAGAATTCACGTTCGCACAGTCTAACCCCGTGTGGGGACCCGGTTATGCCGGCCAGACATGGCTATCCGAGAAGGCACCCAGTTTCCCTTTCCTGAGTTGGAAACACCGCTTCTCGGATAGGTGGACGTTTACTTATCTGCATGGCAGTCTAAACTCGACATTTCGCGATTCCACTAACTCAAGACTCTATCTTAAAGGCGGATTGCCTCTAGTGCGTAAATTCGTGGTGGCCCATCGTCTCGATTTTTCACCGCGCGAAAACATCAACATTGGTTTCGGCGAATCTGTCGTCTACGGTGCACGAGGAGTGGAAATGGCCTACGCACTCCCGGTACTCTTCTATTGGTCAACCCAGCATAACCTTAGTGACTCTGATAATCTCCAGATGTTCGGGGATCTCCAAATTGCGGTAAAGTCTTTTGGCCGATTCTATGGATCACTATATATTGATGAATGGGACTTTGTAGACACATTCAACAAAAGGAAGAGTAGGAATTGGATGGCCTACCAGGCTGGCTTCGCCTATCTGCTTCCATTTCTTCGTGACTGGAAATCCATTCTACGATTCGAAGCCTCTCATATGACCCCCTATGTTTATGTCCACCGGAGCAGAGTAAATACATTTCAGCACTACGGCCAGTATCTGGGTTTCTGGTCCGGTCCCAATTCCGACAATATGTTTCTCGCGGCAGAGGGAGCTCCGGGTGAGGCGTGGTGGGTACAGATCTATGTCCAGAGAACGAGGCGTGGAGAAGTGAGTGATGAAACTGTTGAAATGCAATATGATCGTGAAAAAATCCCATTTCTGTTTCCCTTTGAATTAAACCCGGAGACGAGGATTCTGGCCGGCTTTCGGGGAGAACTTCTCCTTTTTTCCTTTATGCGTTTCTCTTTCGATCTTTACTATGACCATTGGCTGCGGCGCGTGGACCCTCAGAGCGGAAAAAGGGTCAACTCACAAAAGTTCGATGCCATGATCCAACTTTCAATTGGGCTGTAA
- a CDS encoding glycosyltransferase: MIILFTLVAFAYLSFLLWLRNGITGTPQQQTSKKRNRLPLVSVIVAARNEEDNIGNLLQHVLCQDYPGSQLEVVIANDDSADSTGDIVRKFSENDSRVTHLLVDDTPDNWSPKMWALSKAVQSSEGEILVFTDADCTMGASWISTMAMLFKDTRVGMVGGPSPLENGGGLWRRALLLDSLGQDSLAAGGFARGFPLTVSGRNLAIRRSAFDSVRGYEEINSFFSGDDTLIMHKIIDAGWEIEFCVNPEAQVKSPPPPDFASFVRQRLRFASKGKIYYELPFVRSVFRWIVSAIFLANLAVVAGMAAFVVSLDSTWLLPWFVKMIGDGILIAKYTSLLSRPFEPAAFLLDEIWHSLYVVVFGILGPLLPISWKGRRKSLRIG; the protein is encoded by the coding sequence GTGATTATTCTGTTCACACTTGTTGCTTTCGCGTATCTCTCTTTCCTTCTCTGGCTGAGGAATGGCATAACGGGCACGCCGCAGCAGCAGACCTCAAAGAAACGTAATCGGCTCCCTCTTGTCTCGGTCATCGTGGCGGCTCGGAATGAAGAGGATAATATTGGCAACCTTCTGCAACATGTCCTGTGCCAGGACTATCCTGGCAGTCAGTTGGAGGTTGTCATCGCAAATGATGACTCCGCTGACTCGACAGGTGATATTGTGAGAAAGTTCTCTGAGAACGATTCCCGTGTGACACATTTGTTGGTGGATGATACCCCCGACAACTGGTCTCCCAAGATGTGGGCTCTCTCAAAAGCAGTTCAATCCTCGGAAGGAGAGATACTTGTCTTCACCGATGCCGACTGTACCATGGGGGCGTCCTGGATTTCGACCATGGCAATGCTCTTTAAGGATACCAGGGTTGGCATGGTCGGGGGACCGAGCCCCCTGGAGAATGGTGGAGGACTGTGGAGGCGCGCACTGCTTCTGGATTCACTGGGTCAGGATTCACTGGCGGCCGGGGGATTTGCCCGTGGATTTCCCCTGACCGTAAGCGGACGAAACCTGGCCATCAGACGTTCGGCCTTCGACTCGGTGAGGGGTTATGAAGAAATCAATTCCTTCTTTTCAGGCGATGATACGCTCATCATGCATAAAATCATCGACGCCGGGTGGGAGATCGAATTCTGCGTCAATCCAGAGGCTCAGGTTAAGAGCCCTCCTCCCCCCGACTTTGCCTCGTTTGTTCGTCAGAGGCTGAGATTTGCCTCAAAAGGCAAAATCTATTACGAGCTTCCTTTTGTCAGAAGTGTCTTCAGATGGATTGTTTCCGCAATTTTCCTCGCCAACCTTGCAGTAGTCGCTGGCATGGCCGCCTTTGTCGTAAGCCTGGATTCCACGTGGCTGCTTCCATGGTTTGTCAAAATGATTGGAGATGGCATCCTCATCGCCAAATACACTTCCTTACTATCTCGACCGTTTGAACCAGCAGCTTTCTTGCTGGATGAAATCTGGCACAGCCTCTATGTTGTAGTTTTTGGTATACTTGGACCTCTACTTCCCATCTCCTGGAAAGGACGAAGAAAGAGCCTCAGGATCGGCTAA
- a CDS encoding sugar transferase translates to MVVAVLIVTDTIAGWVAFSAIFLPLYDTAIIFPGFVLLSVASIQLLWFTLFYVNGRYRVDPTLSRFDELQTLFKITLATTLVGVMCNELLKLPFVIPSGMLLQYWIVFVASVSSGRLVVRQVQKFFLRRGYGRKNAVIVGTNERARNLAQRLNDPLMGYNFLGYFTPQFSTDGIEEIDGKPVLGSLGNLKEAVDERHVSEVIVVLEKPDHDRLLDIMTIANGSPVSLKIIPDMYEVVSGLARTEHIYGIPLVQINPEIMTSQQRYLKRLIDLVMSFLVLVPLFPVWLVVAAAIKINSKGPIFYRQERMGQNGRRFIVSKFRSMVHNAESHTGPIWAMEDDPRITKVGKFLRRFRLDEMPQFINVLKGDMSVVGPRPERPYFVEKLMEQFPFYYRRYKIRPGITGWAQIKHSYDSTVEDVRQKLKYDFFYIENLSLSLDFMIMFRTAAVMMSGKGQ, encoded by the coding sequence ATGGTTGTGGCCGTTCTCATTGTCACAGATACCATCGCGGGATGGGTAGCTTTTTCGGCCATCTTCCTCCCGCTCTATGACACCGCAATCATATTTCCCGGATTTGTCCTGCTGTCCGTTGCGTCCATTCAATTGTTATGGTTCACGTTGTTCTATGTCAACGGACGGTATCGTGTGGATCCTACCCTCTCCAGGTTTGATGAATTGCAAACCCTTTTCAAAATCACCCTCGCGACAACTCTGGTTGGCGTAATGTGCAATGAGCTGTTGAAACTTCCCTTCGTCATACCCAGTGGAATGCTTCTTCAGTACTGGATAGTTTTCGTGGCCTCTGTGTCATCTGGAAGACTGGTGGTGAGGCAAGTGCAGAAGTTCTTCCTCCGACGGGGATATGGAAGGAAGAATGCGGTTATCGTAGGGACAAATGAAAGGGCCCGGAATCTGGCTCAACGACTGAACGACCCCCTTATGGGCTATAATTTCCTGGGTTACTTCACGCCACAGTTCTCAACGGATGGGATTGAGGAAATTGATGGGAAACCGGTCCTGGGATCACTGGGTAATCTCAAGGAGGCAGTTGACGAACGTCACGTCAGTGAAGTGATAGTAGTCCTGGAAAAGCCAGATCACGACAGACTGCTGGACATCATGACCATTGCAAACGGATCTCCCGTATCCCTGAAAATAATTCCCGATATGTACGAAGTGGTCAGCGGCCTGGCCAGGACGGAACACATTTATGGGATTCCTCTCGTTCAGATCAATCCTGAGATTATGACCAGCCAGCAGAGGTATCTCAAGCGCCTCATTGACCTGGTCATGTCGTTTCTTGTGCTGGTACCCCTGTTTCCTGTCTGGTTGGTCGTTGCGGCTGCCATCAAGATTAACTCAAAAGGGCCCATTTTTTACCGACAGGAGAGAATGGGACAGAACGGCCGACGGTTCATTGTGAGTAAGTTTCGATCCATGGTGCACAATGCCGAATCCCATACAGGACCTATCTGGGCAATGGAGGATGACCCGAGAATCACAAAGGTGGGTAAGTTTCTCAGGCGGTTTAGACTGGACGAGATGCCTCAATTCATCAATGTTCTGAAAGGGGATATGAGTGTTGTGGGACCGAGACCTGAACGTCCCTACTTCGTTGAAAAATTGATGGAGCAATTTCCATTCTACTATCGGAGATACAAGATCCGGCCGGGAATTACAGGCTGGGCTCAGATCAAGCATTCCTATGACTCCACCGTGGAAGATGTAAGACAAAAACTGAAATACGATTTCTTTTACATTGAGAACTTGAGCCTCTCGCTCGACTTTATGATCATGTTCAGAACCGCCGCCGTTATGATGTCAGGCAAAGGTCAGTAA